Part of the Vigna unguiculata cultivar IT97K-499-35 chromosome 3, ASM411807v1, whole genome shotgun sequence genome, TTGAAATTACTGAATTCGGCAATCTTGATCTGTACACTCGTCTCATGACTGAAAAAAATGTGAGTCATTTATATATTGGAAAATTTCATAATATGAgaaaatctttttctttctgCCATTTTAACATCAATTCTCTGTGCAGTATGCAAAAATTGTTCTCCCTTCTCAGACTTTAATATTATTCACAACTGAAAGCAAGCACTGCTACTTAGGATCAGTTTTCAAAGGGGTGAGTGTGATGTGAATACTacttcttcatcatcatcataacaTTATTCAGTAGTTTCAAGTGGTCTTTTGATCAAACGTTTGGGTATTTGTCTGTCACAGGATACGGTAATTGTTGAACATCTCTGAAGTGTGCATTTGGCTCTCAAGAAGAGATAGAAGCGCTAAGAAATTTTGTTGTTTATGAATATTTGTTTGGACATTTTATAACATATAGGTTCTATGGATTATTACAACTTAATCTAAACTTGGTTGTTTGTAATATACGGTTATAATGTAAGAGAATGGATTTGGTATTGGTTTTAAGTGGAGTTTCCATACTCATCGTTGTACAGTTTTCAAATAGCATGTGTTTTAATCTATCATTGAAACGCATAATTGATTTGACTTGGATTGCACCTCGCATTAGTTCAACAAATTATGAATCATGGTTGTCAAACATAGTTCATTTATTAGCCACCGAAAATTTtctaagaaataaatataaaacttggAGGATTTAACTCGTTCAATCAGTTGGAAACCCTATTTATCCCTAATGTAAGCCAAACTTGATTCTGGCCAAACAAGTTGTCCCATTAGGGTTAACCAGATATTGTATAGTAACATAATATTTCGATCCAAGTCTAGTAACATGGTTAAGATCAATCATTATATGCAAATGAGGATAAAGATTTTGCCcactaaaaagaaagaaaagtcgCAGCTCTAAGTTCTGCAGAActgcaaaattttaataaaaattatttcttgaaaaaatGTACATTTCAGTCTTTTTCAGCTTTAaagaaagatatgaaataagAACTAGGGAAAATTAAACTGACTTCAGGACCCTTTACGTTTGGAACGTTACACGTTTGTCTTTTCTCTATGATTTCGACTTTCAATCAGCTATCTAACTTTGATTTTAaatggataataatattttaatcctttttttttaatttattatttaattatcttttaattatttattttaattttttttagtaatatgaTATAATGATTTAAGAGTTATTAAAATGATGCATTAAATATCATCGTCTAGTTATAAATAGATCATCACATTGAGTGTGTATCGatgttgttgttttttaattaCACCGAATGCTTCTTATAAAATGCATAAGTATCATTGAAGAAAAACAGCAGCAGTACCaataatatttcttaatatttcatCTATaccttattattttcatttttaatttatttttgtgtacgTTTTTTCTGCTTTTTATTTTCCAACTATATCTCTTGTATTAAATACGGAGAGAGAAATCAAAGAATGGAGAAACGTAGAAACGTGAATAAAGTTCCGGTTGCAGAGCATCCGAATCCGTAAAAGTAAGTAACTTTTAAAATGAACAATTAAGTCTTTGATGTCACTGTTGAAAAATATCCCGGAGAATAAGGGGAAAGTAAAATGCACTCTTCACAAGGTTTATACTGTCAAAAAAATTCTGAAGAGGTACTCAATTTCTCAAAAAGGAAACAGAGGATTCATCCTATAAAAGAAGTGCAAAATGTTAGATTTCCCATAGTTTTCACTACAGTTCGTGAAGGTTCTCCCTTTCAATGTGCGTTCCTCATCGTCTTTCTCTAGCTAATAATACAACTTTCGTTGCCCTTTTCTTTAGACGGTATCTTTTGCAGTACAGAGATAATGATTTCTTTATGATTGTAGTAGCATAAACATTCTTCTCTCAAAAGTCATTAAAAGTTTCCATTTcaaatgtttgttttttttttttttttcatttacgaTTTATCAGTGTTGAACCTCACGGATTTTGTAATAGATTTCTGTTTCCCCCTATATCACATTAGTGACTACTCCTGTTTTTCTACGTagaaacacataaaaataaaaaatatatagaaaagagaaatcatagaaacaaatttcaatCCTAGGGAAAAATGCAAATAATCTACTGCAACAACCAAAAGCAAAATCGTTTTACATCTGAATCTCTCTCCTAATTCTGCATCCTATTATCCTTTAAAGCTGtcaatcaaaattttagtttaCGTACATTAGTGATTAATAAAAACTCTCTTGTGTTCATCTTTTCTTTTGCTAAAGATTTTCAGAAGACGAATCTTCAGCATGGCCATCGGAGAGGAAGCCTCGGAGGGTGTTGAAAATGATAGAAATGTACGTATTATAAGactttgtaaaaattttaagtttatttggtaaaataattggAGTAATTATTTTCCTATCCTAGGTTATCGAGCAGGAACCAATAATGGATGAAATGTACGATGATTTTATGGCAGAACTGTGCAATGAGAATGATATTTTACCACTGACAGATGAGactttcaaaagccttttccaAATAGATGAACCCATTCTTTTAGACTATTTTTCTTCGGAACTCCTCAAAGAAAGACAACAAGTAGTGGGTACAGAGACTCCAGCACATAATAATGTTACAGAAGACACATCTCCAATCATTCAATTCACTCCAAATTCATCTGAGAGAGCTAACATTTCAGAAGTGGTAGCACATGAAGTAGGAGGCAACATGGGATTATTGAACCCTAATATTCTCACCTCCACAAACACTTCATGGAATCATCATCCAATTGGTGTGAATAACACAAGTGCAAGACTAGGAACTATGAATTCTCCAGGACTTGATGCTTCCTTCGGTAATCCCATGTTCCCTAACATAACAAGAAGCTCAATCACTCCATTTCAATCACCAAGCTTCTTCCCTGTGCTTCCTTATGGTGGTGgtagcagcagcagcagcagcaataTTCATCAACAACATCCAAGGTCCCTTCCATTACAAACGATTGGGATGAATGCACGAGGTGCTTCTGCAATGGTGCATCGATTTAACAACCAGGAACTTTTCTGCCCTCGCCCACCCTCTCTCAGAGATTTTGATACCATGGTTTCTGCATGGAAGGTGAACTAACTTGCCTCgttttttcttataaatcaTAAACATAACGATTTCATTGAGTAATGTAGTAGTTGATCCTTCCATGCTTCTATACTATTATCACCAACTGTTACATAAACCCTAAATTTATTCACAGTTTAACAATGATGAAACATGTTTGTCATGTGCTTTAAGTTGCAGATACAGTAATTTTGGATTTTGTTGTGTATATCTTATATACTTGGATCGAAATAGgcaatactttaatattaaatatatgttcTTGTGCATCTAGGGATGTTTGGTCGGAAAAGTTCACTCGTATCGCGAATCCCTTAATGCTGCAATggtatgaaatatttaattagttgTAAAAGAAATCATTTAATATATACTGTCTAATTTTTTAGATGAAATATATCAGAAGTGGACTCTGTTCATAGTTTAGTTGAGCAACACTGTAACAATTATGAGAAATTATCTTGTTTTTTCTATGTGAAACAGGCAGTGAGGAAACCAACATCACCTGTCACGTAAGTGGATTTATATTCCATTCCTATAGTTTCTTAATTGTCTTGTCTTCTtttcaaaaaggaaaaataaatctCAAATGCTAAGGAAAACCCTTCTGATTTAGAATATTAGATAACTTGCTTGAATcataatttagaataaaaatcaaacgggtatatatatatatagatatgatTCCATTTCTTAGACAAATATAGTATTGAAAATTCAAGAGAAGCATGGAATTAATGTATCTTAACACTAGAATAACTCAAGTATATATTAATGAAAGAGTGTGCGTGCATAAATGAGACAACTAATGTTCAATTGATCTGTTGAacatttgataaataaataaaatcatgcaATCAAAGCAATAAAAGAAAAGTCAGTGGGAATACATTATCATTTCTTATAACACTTACAAGTAGAGTACTTAGGTTTGTGTAATGATACACAAAGTGAAACACTTTGAAGATATTTTGTGGAGATAATTAAGTGTTAAACTACGTTAATTATTGTGTGCTCCATCTAAAAATGTTTTGGACGTGTGagtgatttttcttttcacttttcagGCTTACTGTTGATTGGTCGAGTAGGCTTCAGATCGTCCACTTCTTACCCACAAGGATTGTCAACTATACAATGAAGTAATTTTATGGCATATTGGTTTCTGTTAATTAACGTTGCTCTTTCTGagaaatcttatattttaattacgtTTAAACTTAGGATGTGTGGTGGACCTATTGATTATGTGCTCTTTCACATAACTAAATTCAACAATCTTGACTTGTACGACCATATGAAGAGTGAAAAATTGGTACGtcatatctatctatatatgtTAGGAATCATTTCTTTCATGATGAATTTTCATAAGAAAATTTGTTTCTTGTAAGCCCTAGATATGAATGGATATATATAAATGCTTTTTTTTAGCATAAACGAATCATGGCATTTGAACATTACATCTTTATGCAGTGTGCAAAAATTGAACTCTATTCACAGACGCTAATCTTATCTACAACCGAAAGCAAATATCACTTCTTAGGAACAGTTTTTCCAGCGGTAAGTGTGATGTCAAAATAATTTCACATCATGTTTAGTTCTTAATTTCATGTTCTTTTTCCAATATTTGTAATATGACTAATGGGTGAATGACACAGGGTACGATGTTTGTTATACCTGTCTGATATGCATTTTGGCTTTCAAAAGCGAAAGAGACCACAAGCCATGAACAGAAGGTTGAAAGAGTTAAGAGAAAGAGACTGATTGTATCAGAAAATTAATAGAGATAACTATCAATTCTAGTATATTTGAATAATAGTAAATGAATGTAATTGATTAGAATAAGGGATACAGTgatagtgtataaaaaaaactgATTACAGATCTTATTTCTAATTTCTTTCGAATTAATTATCCAAAAAACATCGCTCCTTTTCCTTAGTTGTCCTCtatctaagatttttttttttatcagcaaaaaaatattaatataataccaTAACATCAAATAAGTCAAAGAAAAGAAGTTGTTTATTTAAGAAGGGAACATAAAAAACAGATTTGCAAGAACAATTATTGCCATTTGAAATGATTTAGCTTTGAATTTATCCAAGTCCAACAGATTCAAAATGTCACTTTAGTGTTGTCCTTCCTTTTGCTTTTGCCACTGTTTCATATTTGTGCAGGATCCTCCCTTCAAACTTTTTGTATGCACTACTTAGTGTCTTGTTCCAAGTTCAAACTCCTATAGCCCTGTGCACAGATAAAACAACACATTCATATCCTGTTTTCCACCTCCTTACTTGCATTCAGTATCATATGTTagtcataattttaatatacgTTCAATGTCCAATGATCAATTCAAAGTGCATGAAACAATTATAGGAAACATACATTCATATGGGGTGGAGACACCATTCAAGATATGCAAATGTAGCCTTTGAATATTTGTTAGTTATCCAACTCCACACTTTTACTTGAACTAAGGTGAACACTTCTATTCCATTTGCCCTAGCATTTTTGAACATGATTTTATTCCTATGTTTCTATATAACCCAAACCACAACCAACCACATGCATTACcaggtaaatttttttttcttatttagttCTAGAATTATGAATTATTGAAAGTGTTGTTTTATACTATTATGATGTACATTGCTCACCCCTACCCATTTATCACATAGCACCCAAACCCGGCTAGCAAACctacaaatacaaaaattatgtttgagAAACTCATTTACATTATTCCACAAGACACAAATGGGAGTTTACTTTTAATCCCATGCACTTTAGATTGTCCCTTGTAGCAATTCTACTTTGTAGAGCCCTCCAAGAAAAGTGACGTTTCTTAGTTAATAAAGATTTTACCTTCCAAAACTTGGGAAAAAGGTCATGTTTGTCCCCAAACTAGTCTTTTTTACCCGTGTAACGCACGggtttttttaaatgtaattttttttataatagcaatttattttgttatatttattaaccTATAAGGTTATAATATaatgtctttaaaaaaataacaataaaagaagaCCAAATTACATATCTATAATGTGTTTTTTGTTAATCAACTTCATAACTTCCTTTTGTACACAACTTTGATTACTTCTTAAATCAACATGATGTTCATTGTAAGCTTTGGACTTTAGGCAATAGATCCTGCATTGcacaacaaaattataacaaatattttaattacaacaATAGATCCTGCATCTATATTTATACAAActttcaaattaaaacaaaattagaaattacatACCTATAATGTGTTCATTgtcaaagagtttcaaaaatttctttgtacacaacatttttagttgtgtttgtgacatttccatcttcatccaatataagtattttcaatccTCTCTTGGTTTTGACTCTAGAAATAGCAACATATAGTTGGTCATGTTTGTCCCCAAATACTTCATGTTGCAGTGTTTATAACTTGACTTGACAAAATATGTTTATGCTTCCTTAGCCTTCCCAATCCATGTTTATGCTCTCTTGGTTTTGACTCTAGAAATAGCAACATATAGTTGGTCATGTTTGTCCCCAAATACTTCATGTTGCAGTGTTTATAACCTGACTTGACAAAATATGTTTATGCTTCCTTAGCCTTCCCGATCCATGTGTTGGAATCCTAATACAAATATGATTTTTCCAGCAAATGCATTGGATTCAATTTTAGCACAACAAAGTGGTATTCATAAGACTTTTGTTTGAATAAGACAGTACTTTATTATCTATTCGAGTTTGCAATAAAATAGTAAGAAGAGTTgacaaatttgaaaacaaagacTTGCTTAATGATTAAAGTTATTGATGTTGATAAGAATGTTGGGATTATTGACAATATTGCACTTAGTTACTCTTCTTCTACCACACTATTATCTACTCGTTTATAAGTTACGCTCATTGCTTTAGTGCTTTTGAACTCTTTATTGTAATCCTAGATCCATTCGTAACATCTAGAATCTAAGTTATCAAACCTAATGTGATTTCTTATCTCCTAATTAAATGACTCATTGCATTAAGAACATGACtttatatttagttaaaaatagATAGATCTATTCATAGCATCTAGCAACATTAAGAAATTTGATTAGATCTAAACTTAACTAGTTTCCACTCAATTTAAGTTCATGAAGTAAGATGAGTAATCAAGtcatcaaaataataagtaCAAATCAAATAACCAACACGTAAAGTAAGAACACAACATATATTCCAATAAACAACATTGTAGAGAATTAGAGAATTTTGCATTCAATCCCAACAAGAATGAATTTAGATGCTTATGATAATGAATTCAAGCACGAGCATTTAGAGTTGTTGTCCTCCTCCAATGGGTCTCCTAAAATCTACTACAAAAAGTGTTTAGAGTGTCCTAGAACTATGGTGGAAATTAGCATACAAATAATAGCAAAATATTATGCTTTTATAGAATTTAAATGTGCAACTCCAGACCCAAAAGTGTTTGTCAGTCTTTGATGTTTCCTCAAATAGGTGGGTTTTCTCCTACTTTGTCCAGTGTGGTGGCCAACAATGGAGCTTCCCTTCCTAGAAGGGTTGCCTCTTAAGCATAGCTGCAAATTCTGGTGCTTAAGGATTAGCACCAATATTCTTGCTCAACCGCATCACTTATATATGAATCTTTACTAAACCGCCTTTCAATGCTCAATGTCAGTTTTGGGACTTAGTGCCATATGTCTAAATTCCTTGAAAATATTTGCAAAAACACCATAAACAttacaattttcatattttcttactTCTCTATTTCTCATTCtgtaatttaaagaaaaagggGTTTGTTTTACCATAATATATCAATTCCATACATGATAAGCGTCAAAAGCATATGAAATATTAAGTAAACTAAACATTTATCACCATGCATCCTCTATTGTCCTATGTGggcattttcttttcattactCTTATAAGAGATTCCATTTTGGGGATCTCCCATTTAAACCATGTTAGGATCATTCAATGGAATATTTGTTATTAGACAAAAATCAAGAGCAGGGTGAATTgatttgatattaaatatttaaactttaaactttttctcttcaaaatcatagtATTATGAAAatctttactttattttaatctaGCACTCGtaagagtaaaataaaaagtgtaaggataagagaaaattatatagtaatttttatattgattcaTATCAAAAGATCCTATGTCTAGTTGTTAATCAACTCAATAAGATTGATTAACTAAACATTATATCAAATTGAAAATTACAACCACTAAAAGTGAATCATGCaatgaacaataaaaaaaatggaagaacaCGCCTCTCTTAAAGAAtcacaagagatgaagaaacACCTTACTTGAAgtcacaaggaatgaacacctcttttgaataaaaaaaggaTGAACACACCTCTCTTTAATACCACTAGAGATGAAGAACCACCTTCCTTAAATCCACAAGGATTGAACACCTCATCTAAATCACACAAAGAATAAAGAACCACCTTTCTTGAATCCACAAGGAATTAATAGCTCCTTTGAATGACACAAAGGATGAccacacctctcttgaatcacacaagagattaACAAGCTTACAACCCTACTAGATAGCAACACCTCTTCACTCAAGTCACACTTGATGAAATTTAAGCCATCCACAATAACTATGTTTTTTCAAAGCATGTGAGAAAGCTAATTTTCACAATCTAGCTTTTGTAATTGAAAACATAGAGCTATgcaatatttatagaaaaaaaaattctttgaagaaataaaaaaaaaagcccATTTCGAAATTAGGTcagaatatgaaaatttattctaaaaaacatTCAGAATAACTGATTATTATaagcaataatcgattattctagtagTATTCTTGAATAAAAACTctaaaataatcgattatcactagggATAATCGATTACTCCAATGGCTTTTCTCGAAAGTCATTTttcctgaaataatcgattattaactagaataatcaattattctagTGTTTATTGCAAAAATAAAGCTCTCTAGAGTTTCTCGATGCTCTACTACTTAGGTTCTACCTTTTGAGTTGTGACTTTCTATTTTCACTATCTTAATTACAATACACAAATTACATAACTTCAACATCTAAATTTATAAGTCTTTTAATGTAACTCTTGAATCCAAACATTCTTTAAGTCTTCAATAGTTTTCCATATAAATCACTCTTGAATCCAAGCATTCTTTAACTCTTCAATAGTTCTCCgtaaatcatcatcatcattaagAATTCAATGTTTCTTCatttattatcatcatcaaaactttacATGTCTTTAAAGATTGAGAATAAAATATCCATCTTCTTCTTTAATTAACAACCCCCCCTTCTAATTGGTTGAGTAAGCATACTCTTAGATAAAGTTTTAATAGAGGCATATTATCAATCCAAGTATCTTCCTAAAAACTAATCCTACCTCTTTGTCCCTAGCttccatttaatattaatattatcatcAAACTAGTTTCTACTTTCAATACACACTCTTGCTTTTTTCTTATATCTCTATACCACCATGAATCATACCTATTATTAAGTCCTATTATTTAAATCCTTCCATGTCCCATAATTGGAATCTAACACATCTCTCTATAACCCTTCTTTCTTTGTTCCTAGCCTCCATGTCCATTTCCTAAGTAATGCAAATGTTGAAAAGTGTTAGATCGTTTATCCTTATCCCACCGTTGTCTTTAGACTTGCACTCATTATCACATTTTAcccacatattttttataaaaaaagatggACGTCTTACTTTAATAAAGAGTTTTAATGATGATGACTTACGGAGAAATGTGGAAGACTTAATGATGATTCTTGGagaaatgttgaagacttaaagaaTGCTTggattcaagagatacattgaagacttaagAGTTTAGTTGTTGAAATCTTGTAATCTATGTATATTAAGTAAAATAGTTAAATCAGTAGGTCAAAAGTCAAAAGACAAAACCCAACCGATGGAGCactaagaaaattttatttatttgttaaactcactaaaataattgattattcttagtgataattgattatccagtgaaaaatgattttttagaaAAGCCTTAGTGATATCGATTATCACTGCTGATAATTATTTATCGACAATTGATTATGACTACTGATAATAGTATCAcaacgataaaaaaaatttcagaaaagtttttgtgataatcaattatcacttttgataatcgattatcagcgacaattgtgacttgacttTTCAGTTTCTTGACATAACttctaaataggcttctataaataaaggAGTAGGCTTTCATTTGAAAATATAGAAGTTAGAAAAGTTTGAGTACTAGAGAACTCTCTATGGAAAGGCTTTAAAAAACCTAGTGTGGATAAAGCGATAACGTTCAGCAAGTGGGTTCTTATGTGATTGAGTGTTGCTGTTATTGATAGGAGAAGTTgttcatcctttgtgtgattcaaaggaggtgttcctTCCTTGTGGATTCAAGGAAGGTTTTTCTTCATCTCTTATGGCTTCAAGAGAGATGCTTTCTACCTAAACTACTCTTACTTATATTTGTaatctcaatttatttttagtgtttAGTTAATCTCTCTTTAGAGAGATTAACAACAAGACGTAGGATTTTTTGATTTGAATCAGTATAAAATAccttgtgcaattttctcttccctactctttttattttattgtgattattaaaataacagtgaggattttaattgaaatttgatattaaaaggga contains:
- the LOC114178433 gene encoding uncharacterized protein LOC114178433, encoding MAIGEEASEGVENDRNVIEQEPIMDEMYDDFMAELCNENDILPLTDETFKSLFQIDEPILLDYFSSELLKERQQVVGTETPAHNNVTEDTSPIIQFTPNSSERANISEVVAHEVGGNMGLLNPNILTSTNTSWNHHPIGVNNTSARLGTMNSPGLDASFGNPMFPNITRSSITPFQSPSFFPVLPYGGGSSSSSSNIHQQHPRSLPLQTIGMNARGASAMVHRFNNQELFCPRPPSLRDFDTMVSAWKGCLVGKVHSYRESLNAAMAVRKPTSPVTLTVDWSSRLQIVHFLPTRIVNYTMKMCGGPIDYVLFHITKFNNLDLYDHMKSEKLCAKIELYSQTLILSTTESKYHFLGTVFPAGTMFVIPV